In Sporosarcina psychrophila, a genomic segment contains:
- a CDS encoding ABC transporter ATP-binding protein, with product MFVNVENVSKSYNKDGGFFIKSKTEVLSDISLQIKKGECLGLIGESGSGKSTLSKIILGLEKPGRGRVMIEGEPFSRWIKKNKGKMSVVFQDYTSSVNPQFTTRSIIAEPLIALGDNKNLDERIAELLSRVGLPLTMIHKYPHELSGGQLQRVCIARAIATKPKFIVLDEAISSLDVSSQAEILQLLRDIKDDMNMTYLFITHDLQVVANICNRILFLYQGEIVEELESSNLLLAKNDYAKRLLNSVMLFNVP from the coding sequence ATGTTTGTAAACGTTGAGAACGTATCAAAAAGCTATAATAAAGACGGTGGTTTTTTTATAAAGTCTAAAACTGAGGTTTTGAGCGATATTAGCCTTCAGATTAAAAAAGGCGAATGTCTAGGGTTAATTGGTGAAAGTGGAAGCGGTAAGAGCACGCTGAGCAAAATCATTCTTGGTCTAGAGAAACCAGGTCGGGGCAGAGTAATGATTGAGGGAGAACCTTTTTCTAGATGGATTAAGAAGAATAAAGGGAAAATGAGTGTAGTATTTCAAGATTACACCTCGTCTGTAAATCCACAATTCACAACCCGAAGTATAATTGCAGAACCACTAATTGCTCTAGGAGATAATAAAAATCTAGATGAACGGATCGCTGAGCTCCTATCTAGAGTCGGGCTCCCACTTACAATGATCCATAAATATCCGCATGAGTTGAGCGGAGGACAACTTCAGCGTGTTTGTATTGCACGTGCCATTGCAACTAAGCCTAAATTTATTGTTCTTGATGAGGCCATCAGTTCCCTGGATGTTTCGAGTCAGGCGGAAATTCTTCAACTACTACGCGATATCAAGGATGACATGAATATGACTTACCTGTTTATAACTCATGATCTTCAGGTCGTCGCTAATATTTGCAATAGAATTCTTTTTCTATATCAAGGAGAAATTGTTGAGGAATTAGAAAGCTCCAATCTACTACTTGCAAAAAATGATTATGCGAAGAGGTTGCTAAATTCAGTAATGCTCTTTAATGTTCCGTGA
- a CDS encoding GNAT family N-acetyltransferase has product MKIIEQWNQDDSDYIRSKVIEYNMEQLPNELKTSRESISFVIKDDKGEVMGGITGDIFWRHMHIDFLWVDESVREEGYGSILLEKIESLAKAKGCRLIHLDTFSFQAPEFYQKNGYEVFGVIEDHPKGFKQYFLQKRFCESYI; this is encoded by the coding sequence ATGAAGATAATTGAACAATGGAATCAAGACGATAGCGACTATATAAGAAGTAAGGTCATAGAATATAATATGGAACAGCTCCCGAACGAACTTAAAACCTCAAGGGAAAGTATTAGCTTTGTTATAAAGGATGACAAAGGAGAAGTAATGGGTGGAATTACAGGAGATATATTTTGGCGTCATATGCATATTGACTTTTTATGGGTCGATGAAAGTGTTAGGGAAGAAGGTTATGGGAGTATTTTATTGGAAAAGATTGAAAGTCTCGCAAAAGCTAAAGGATGTAGGCTTATTCACTTAGATACATTCAGCTTTCAAGCTCCTGAATTTTATCAGAAAAATGGCTATGAAGTTTTCGGTGTAATTGAAGATCATCCAAAAGGGTTTAAGCAATACTTTTTGCAGAAAAGATTTTGTGAATCATACATTTGA
- a CDS encoding YxiJ family protein, with amino-acid sequence MAVLKIEKELIYKELLAIKESLYTPFPYSDIYKIQHDFIKELNPDDILTADLNTYWMNIVGSLSYVLRGKLQAIPQGQIDWLQLTFYDIFHQYYFLQESMINYPTFYAEYMNHEKARELLVDYLSYK; translated from the coding sequence ATGGCGGTGTTAAAAATAGAAAAAGAACTTATTTATAAAGAATTGCTAGCCATAAAAGAAAGTTTATATACCCCTTTTCCATATAGTGATATTTATAAAATACAGCATGACTTCATTAAAGAACTAAACCCGGATGATATCCTGACAGCTGATTTGAATACCTACTGGATGAATATTGTCGGAAGCCTGAGTTATGTTCTCAGGGGGAAGCTGCAAGCAATTCCACAAGGTCAAATAGATTGGCTTCAATTGACTTTTTATGATATTTTTCATCAATATTATTTTTTACAAGAAAGCATGATAAATTATCCAACGTTTTACGCTGAGTATATGAATCATGAAAAAGCACGGGAGTTATTAGTAGATTATTTATCTTATAAGTGA
- a CDS encoding class I SAM-dependent methyltransferase produces the protein MLDLGYGDAEFGLELIKQGCSFYEGVEGPLNMVQKAVSVLDYTASKIQHSSMETWDFPQEQYDLVVSRLALHYLEDLEFVFKQVYCSLKVDGQFVFSVQHPILTSSVQSATKSARADWKADDYFHTGKRIEPWNEKEVVKYHRTIEEYFKELKRAGFKLEEINECSPRLENFKSEEEYRRRMRIPLFLVFACSK, from the coding sequence GTGCTGGATTTAGGCTATGGCGATGCCGAATTTGGATTAGAGCTGATAAAACAGGGATGTTCATTTTATGAAGGTGTGGAAGGTCCACTCAACATGGTCCAAAAGGCAGTAAGCGTCTTAGATTATACTGCTAGTAAAATTCAACACTCGTCAATGGAAACCTGGGATTTTCCACAAGAACAATATGACCTGGTTGTTTCTCGACTAGCACTGCATTACTTAGAAGACTTGGAATTTGTGTTTAAGCAGGTGTATTGTTCCTTAAAAGTAGATGGGCAATTTGTTTTTAGTGTTCAACATCCAATTTTAACTTCTTCAGTACAAAGTGCAACAAAATCGGCACGTGCAGATTGGAAGGCAGATGATTATTTCCATACTGGAAAACGCATAGAGCCTTGGAATGAAAAAGAAGTTGTTAAATATCATCGTACAATAGAAGAATATTTTAAGGAATTGAAACGTGCAGGATTTAAACTAGAGGAAATAAATGAATGTAGCCCGCGTCTTGAAAACTTCAAAAGTGAGGAAGAGTATAGAAGACGAATGAGAATCCCATTATTTTTAGTATTTGCATGCAGTAAGTAA
- a CDS encoding NUDIX hydrolase, with amino-acid sequence MNYIKYLRGFIGTKPIIAPGSAIIIMNLENELLLQLRSDTKDWGIPGGGMEMGDTFEETAKRELFEETGLVANQLELLGVVSGKELYFKFPHGDEIYNATAVYKATEVTGTLTKDEESIELSYFPLNSLPSLNYTTLKILQKVGYIVD; translated from the coding sequence ATGAATTACATAAAGTATTTAAGGGGATTCATAGGAACAAAACCTATTATTGCCCCGGGATCAGCAATAATCATAATGAATCTGGAAAATGAATTGTTATTGCAATTACGTTCAGATACAAAAGATTGGGGTATTCCTGGTGGAGGTATGGAGATGGGCGACACATTTGAAGAGACCGCCAAAAGGGAGTTATTTGAAGAAACTGGTCTTGTAGCAAATCAATTAGAACTTTTGGGAGTAGTTTCTGGAAAAGAATTATATTTTAAATTTCCACATGGTGACGAGATATATAATGCAACTGCTGTTTACAAAGCAACAGAAGTTACTGGAACACTTACAAAAGACGAGGAGAGTATAGAGCTATCGTATTTTCCTTTAAATTCATTACCAAGTTTGAACTATACAACTTTAAAAATCTTGCAAAAAGTAGGATATATAGTGGATTAA
- a CDS encoding alpha/beta hydrolase has translation MEKIKIKHFKYNIFEPIAINKSALTVIFYHGWGTDVDSFQSLAEEITKEGHTVIMPEILYHDTRNPLKKHFEKDTLQNYFWKTIIESIAEFNDFFNELKISKQKTVLAGSSMGGFIANGIFASQENVGGLANINGSGSFLLSEKIFREMDNRPDIPLELEMILEKFDPIGQKNCDSPVLLIHGDSDKTVSLDGQKDYFNYLTENEGRKDVELLIYKGVDHQFTSDMLQGLIIWLNEISI, from the coding sequence GTGGAAAAGATAAAAATTAAACACTTTAAATACAATATATTTGAACCAATTGCCATTAATAAAAGTGCATTAACGGTAATCTTTTACCATGGCTGGGGGACTGATGTTGACAGTTTTCAAAGTCTTGCTGAAGAGATTACCAAAGAAGGACATACCGTAATAATGCCAGAAATCCTTTACCATGATACTAGAAATCCATTGAAAAAACATTTTGAGAAAGATACTCTTCAAAACTATTTTTGGAAAACAATTATCGAAAGTATTGCTGAGTTTAATGACTTTTTTAATGAATTAAAAATTTCTAAGCAAAAGACAGTACTTGCGGGCAGTTCTATGGGTGGTTTTATAGCTAATGGTATTTTTGCCTCACAAGAAAACGTAGGCGGTTTAGCAAATATTAACGGATCAGGGTCATTTTTATTGTCAGAAAAGATCTTCAGGGAGATGGATAATCGACCAGATATACCACTGGAACTGGAAATGATCCTTGAAAAGTTTGATCCCATTGGACAGAAGAATTGTGATTCACCTGTGCTTCTTATACATGGTGACTCAGATAAAACTGTTTCTTTAGATGGTCAAAAAGATTACTTTAACTACCTTACTGAAAATGAAGGAAGAAAAGATGTGGAGCTATTAATATACAAGGGCGTCGATCACCAGTTTACTTCAGATATGTTGCAGGGTTTGATTATATGGTTGAATGAAATAAGTATATGA
- a CDS encoding FadR/GntR family transcriptional regulator: MNLQKKKTYEVIVEKIEKFFLNGKLKSGDKLPPERELASRFGVSRTSVREALQALEISGAIEIRQGGGSFIKTSEVQLVSDALSTTIIQAENNLVYEMLELRRALEVESVSLAAQRATSADLEKIRQSLEQMAVSGQDAEAGVQDDLHFHLQIVYATHNKLLINLVQTLTERMEDTIRATRKHRFLDDDRYEDTFEEHKEIYIAIASGNAQEAKKLMEEHITRVRRELSETFLPTFE; the protein is encoded by the coding sequence TTGAATCTGCAGAAGAAAAAGACCTACGAAGTTATTGTTGAAAAGATAGAAAAGTTCTTTTTAAATGGAAAACTAAAATCGGGTGATAAATTGCCGCCCGAAAGAGAATTGGCAAGTCGGTTTGGTGTGAGTAGGACGTCTGTGAGAGAGGCACTTCAGGCATTAGAGATTAGCGGTGCTATTGAAATCAGACAAGGCGGGGGGAGTTTCATCAAAACGTCTGAAGTTCAGTTAGTAAGTGATGCACTTTCAACTACAATTATTCAAGCCGAAAACAATTTGGTCTATGAAATGTTGGAGCTGCGCCGTGCGTTGGAAGTTGAATCGGTATCTCTTGCCGCACAACGAGCAACTTCAGCAGACTTGGAAAAGATTCGTCAGTCACTAGAACAAATGGCTGTATCGGGGCAAGATGCAGAAGCGGGGGTACAGGATGATCTGCATTTTCATTTGCAAATTGTCTATGCTACTCATAATAAATTACTTATTAATTTGGTCCAAACGCTGACTGAACGAATGGAGGATACAATTCGTGCGACACGGAAACACCGGTTTTTAGATGATGATCGCTATGAGGATACATTCGAGGAACATAAGGAGATTTATATAGCAATCGCATCGGGCAATGCTCAGGAAGCGAAGAAACTAATGGAAGAGCATATTACGCGTGTTCGGAGAGAATTAAGCGAAACATTTTTGCCGACTTTTGAATGA
- a CDS encoding FAD-binding oxidoreductase encodes MKISTVNIVEALTKILKNEQVTINETVRELHGRDESYHAARLPDIVVFPESTEDVSKVMIVSKEYQVPVIPFGLGSSLEGHVIPSKGGITIDFSLMNKIIEVRENDFLVKVQPGVTRTQLNKELKKHGLFFTVDPGADATLGGMAATNASGTTTVKYGVMRDQVRDLEVVMADGTIIHTGNMAAKSASGLHLNGLFVGSEGTLGCFTELTLRVYGIPEHVTAARASFATVNDAVEAVVSILQAGIPIARVELVDEPSIKQANLYSETNYKEKPTLFLEFHGNEAGLKQDVDFTKEIVKDHHCEDIEFETDNAGRNRLWEARHNLAYAFIHGYPGKKMMVTDVCLPISELAGAVEHARETVESLDLTGGIVGHVGDGNFHVLLMMDMNNAEELAKADELNERIVMYALERGGTCTGEHGVGIGKQKYQEREHGAALLVMEKIKKALDPDNLLNPNKNVKMD; translated from the coding sequence ATGAAAATTTCTACAGTAAATATAGTTGAAGCGTTAACAAAAATACTTAAGAACGAGCAGGTAACCATCAATGAAACCGTAAGAGAGCTTCATGGCAGGGATGAATCGTATCACGCGGCAAGACTTCCGGACATTGTTGTTTTTCCAGAATCAACTGAAGACGTAAGTAAAGTAATGATAGTATCAAAAGAATACCAAGTTCCGGTCATTCCATTCGGTCTCGGTTCAAGCCTGGAAGGACATGTAATCCCTTCAAAAGGAGGAATCACGATTGACTTCTCGCTGATGAACAAGATTATTGAAGTTCGAGAGAATGACTTTCTCGTTAAAGTACAGCCTGGTGTAACCCGTACACAGTTAAATAAAGAACTGAAAAAGCACGGGCTGTTTTTCACTGTCGATCCGGGAGCGGATGCAACACTTGGTGGAATGGCGGCAACAAATGCAAGTGGAACAACGACCGTCAAATACGGCGTCATGCGTGATCAAGTCCGTGATTTGGAAGTTGTGATGGCCGATGGAACAATCATTCATACTGGGAATATGGCCGCGAAGTCTGCATCTGGCCTTCATCTGAACGGTCTGTTCGTAGGATCTGAGGGCACGCTTGGTTGCTTTACGGAATTAACACTACGCGTATACGGAATTCCAGAACACGTCACGGCGGCCCGAGCTTCCTTTGCTACTGTCAATGACGCGGTCGAAGCTGTTGTGTCCATTCTACAGGCTGGTATTCCGATCGCACGGGTTGAGTTAGTCGATGAACCATCTATAAAACAGGCGAATCTTTACAGTGAAACCAACTACAAAGAAAAACCAACACTATTCTTAGAATTTCATGGGAATGAAGCAGGATTAAAACAAGACGTTGACTTCACAAAAGAAATTGTTAAAGACCATCATTGTGAAGACATCGAATTTGAAACGGACAACGCGGGACGCAACAGACTATGGGAGGCGCGGCATAATTTAGCCTATGCCTTCATCCACGGCTATCCGGGGAAAAAGATGATGGTAACGGATGTTTGTCTCCCGATTTCAGAGTTAGCAGGTGCCGTTGAACATGCACGTGAAACGGTCGAGTCACTTGATTTGACTGGCGGAATTGTCGGCCACGTAGGCGATGGTAATTTCCATGTACTACTAATGATGGACATGAACAATGCCGAAGAACTTGCGAAAGCCGATGAGTTGAATGAACGAATCGTCATGTATGCGCTTGAGCGTGGTGGCACATGTACTGGAGAACACGGGGTTGGGATTGGTAAACAGAAATATCAGGAACGGGAGCACGGTGCTGCACTCCTCGTTATGGAAAAAATAAAAAAAGCACTTGATCCAGACAATTTATTGAATCCAAATAAAAACGTGAAGATGGACTAG
- a CDS encoding bile acid:sodium symporter family protein: MKILETLSTIAGKYFAFWVIAIAVIAFMIPTPFLGLGGYITILLGVVMFGMGLTLKPVDFKIVLTKPLPVIVGVGAQFIIMPLVAFALAHLLKLPPELAAGLVLLGCVPGGTASNVMVYLAKGNLALSVAMTSLSTLLAPVVTPLLLLLLAGQWLPVDPVSMFKSIVQVIIIPIILGFAVQKLFPKAVEKSISIVPLISVTAILIIVSAVTAANADNVASSGLVVFIAVFLHNGFGLLLGYLTAVMLGLNENDRRAISIEVGMQNSGLGVALATAHFSPLAALPSVWGAIWHNISGPILATIWSKKPIVEEKDEPDDAPEVTVLTPSEKL, translated from the coding sequence ATGAAAATACTTGAAACGCTTAGCACAATTGCAGGGAAATATTTTGCCTTTTGGGTTATCGCAATTGCCGTAATTGCATTTATGATCCCAACGCCCTTTTTAGGGTTGGGCGGCTATATTACGATTTTACTAGGTGTTGTCATGTTCGGAATGGGACTGACGTTAAAGCCCGTTGATTTCAAAATCGTCCTAACAAAACCGCTACCTGTAATTGTCGGTGTCGGTGCCCAGTTCATCATCATGCCCCTAGTTGCATTCGCATTAGCTCACTTGCTCAAGTTGCCCCCTGAATTGGCGGCGGGCTTAGTGCTTCTCGGGTGTGTTCCAGGCGGTACGGCTTCCAATGTTATGGTCTATCTTGCGAAAGGAAATCTTGCGTTGTCAGTTGCAATGACTTCCCTTTCCACTTTATTGGCTCCAGTCGTCACACCACTTTTGTTGCTTTTACTTGCGGGACAATGGCTACCCGTTGATCCAGTTTCGATGTTCAAGTCAATCGTCCAAGTGATTATCATCCCAATTATATTAGGGTTTGCCGTCCAAAAGCTTTTCCCGAAAGCTGTCGAAAAAAGCATTTCGATTGTACCACTCATTTCAGTAACGGCGATTTTAATCATCGTATCAGCCGTCACTGCCGCCAATGCGGATAATGTTGCAAGTTCAGGACTCGTTGTTTTCATCGCCGTTTTCCTTCATAACGGATTCGGTCTACTACTTGGCTATTTGACAGCGGTAATGCTCGGCCTGAACGAAAATGATCGACGAGCCATTTCAATTGAAGTTGGCATGCAAAACTCTGGATTAGGCGTGGCTTTGGCGACTGCTCACTTTAGCCCGCTTGCAGCACTGCCGAGCGTTTGGGGCGCGATCTGGCATAACATTTCAGGTCCAATCCTCGCCACGATCTGGTCAAAGAAACCGATTGTTGAAGAGAAAGATGAACCCGATGATGCACCGGAAGTTACGGTTTTAACTCCTTCTGAGAAATTGTAA
- a CDS encoding alanyl-tRNA editing protein, which translates to MLKERVYYADPYCKLFTAQIIKAAQDAEGNHYVVLDNTAFYPTGGGQPHDMGTLNGIQVLNVEEVEDEIRHTLAESLGSATEVEGAIDWKRRFDHMQQHAGQHILSAAFVELFGYPTVSFHLGKEIVSIDLNMEDVSPEQLDEVEKLANDIISENRLIEIEWITEDELHHSPLRKQLAVTDEIRLVIIPDFDYNGCGGTHPSTTGQVSALKILSTEKHRGKVRVHFVCGGRVLQQLQRKNQVLAETSRLLSAPDDGVAVAVQKLLETNHSLEKSLSDTQEALLAFEAQALLKQQENGVVKALFTDRTVQQLQKLARLLVTESDEVIVLLVAESDNRLQFVAARGASVETSMKLIASATLPLINGKGGGNDAFVQGGGERLVSAKELLTVMEDSCDEN; encoded by the coding sequence ATGTTAAAAGAACGTGTGTATTATGCAGATCCATATTGCAAATTGTTTACGGCTCAGATTATTAAAGCGGCACAAGATGCAGAAGGAAATCACTATGTCGTGTTAGACAATACAGCGTTTTATCCGACAGGCGGCGGCCAACCGCATGACATGGGGACATTGAATGGGATTCAAGTACTCAATGTAGAAGAAGTAGAAGATGAAATTCGCCATACATTGGCTGAAAGTCTTGGTTCTGCAACAGAAGTAGAGGGCGCTATCGACTGGAAGCGACGCTTTGATCATATGCAACAACATGCAGGACAGCATATTTTATCAGCAGCGTTTGTTGAATTGTTCGGTTATCCGACGGTAAGTTTCCATTTAGGTAAAGAAATTGTGTCGATTGATTTGAATATGGAGGATGTATCTCCAGAGCAATTGGACGAGGTGGAAAAATTAGCGAATGACATTATTTCAGAAAATAGACTGATTGAAATAGAATGGATAACTGAAGATGAGCTTCATCACTCTCCCCTTCGTAAGCAACTAGCAGTGACAGACGAAATTCGACTTGTCATAATCCCTGATTTTGACTATAACGGTTGTGGTGGTACACATCCAAGTACCACTGGACAAGTAAGTGCACTGAAGATTTTATCGACTGAGAAGCATCGAGGCAAAGTGCGCGTACATTTCGTATGCGGTGGACGTGTGTTACAACAATTGCAACGAAAAAATCAGGTATTAGCGGAAACGTCCAGATTATTAAGTGCCCCGGACGATGGTGTTGCGGTTGCAGTACAAAAGTTATTAGAAACGAATCATTCACTTGAGAAATCGTTATCGGATACGCAAGAAGCACTGTTAGCATTTGAAGCGCAAGCATTATTGAAACAACAGGAAAATGGAGTTGTGAAAGCACTCTTTACAGATAGAACTGTCCAGCAACTACAGAAACTTGCCCGGCTTCTTGTGACTGAATCAGATGAAGTAATTGTACTTCTCGTTGCTGAAAGTGATAATCGATTACAGTTTGTCGCGGCTCGAGGAGCTTCTGTAGAAACAAGCATGAAACTAATCGCATCTGCTACACTTCCCCTGATTAACGGAAAAGGCGGCGGGAATGATGCGTTTGTCCAAGGTGGCGGTGAACGATTGGTATCCGCAAAGGAGTTACTGACTGTGATGGAAGACTCATGTGACGAAAACTAA
- a CDS encoding purine-nucleoside phosphorylase, whose protein sequence is MHKTEEILEAKNYILSKTKEVPEIGIILGSGLGGLADEIENGVVIPYEDIPFFSKSAAVGHANELVIGRLEGKTVVAMKGRYHFYEGYSLDEVTFPVRVMKALGIEKLIITNACGAVNTDFNPGELMLITDHLNLVGINPLIGKNNDDLGTRFPDVSEVYNREMREIALKVARENDITLREGVYGWWSGPIYETPAEIRMIRILGGDAIGMSTVPEAVVAIHSGLKVLGISCLTNMACGILDEPLSHEDVIKVAAQSRSAFVHLIKNVLQEI, encoded by the coding sequence ATGCATAAAACAGAAGAAATTTTAGAAGCTAAAAATTACATTCTTAGTAAAACAAAAGAAGTTCCCGAAATCGGAATTATCCTAGGTTCTGGATTGGGCGGCCTTGCCGATGAGATAGAAAACGGAGTTGTCATTCCATACGAGGATATTCCTTTTTTCTCGAAATCAGCTGCAGTTGGTCACGCAAATGAATTAGTTATCGGGCGTTTAGAAGGTAAAACAGTCGTGGCTATGAAAGGACGTTATCACTTCTACGAAGGGTATTCTTTAGACGAAGTTACCTTCCCTGTCAGAGTGATGAAAGCATTAGGTATAGAAAAACTAATTATCACGAATGCGTGTGGAGCGGTAAATACTGACTTTAATCCGGGCGAGTTAATGCTAATTACAGATCATCTTAATTTAGTTGGCATTAATCCATTGATTGGTAAAAACAACGATGATTTAGGAACGCGCTTCCCAGACGTTTCTGAGGTTTATAATCGCGAAATGAGAGAAATAGCGTTAAAAGTAGCGCGTGAGAATGACATTACATTAAGAGAAGGCGTCTATGGTTGGTGGAGTGGCCCTATTTACGAAACACCTGCTGAAATCCGTATGATTCGCATTTTAGGTGGAGATGCAATTGGCATGTCAACAGTGCCTGAAGCAGTTGTTGCGATTCATTCAGGGCTGAAGGTATTAGGAATATCTTGCTTAACGAATATGGCGTGTGGGATTCTAGATGAACCATTAAGTCATGAGGATGTCATAAAAGTTGCTGCTCAATCTCGAAGTGCATTTGTACATTTAATTAAAAACGTCTTGCAAGAGATTTAA
- a CDS encoding short chain dehydrogenase produces MKILVVGASGTIGNAVTKELEKNHEVIRAGRNGADVSVDITSVESIKKMYEQVGKVDAVINAAGRAHFDAVTDMTPELNDVGIDSKLKGQVNLVLLGFDNMNDGGSFTLTTGVMMDDPIAKGASAALANGGVRAFVKAAAIEMPRGIRINSVSPNVLQESIHKFGTLFQGFDAVPVRRVVLAFEKSVFGLQTGQNFEVY; encoded by the coding sequence ATTAAAATACTTGTCGTAGGTGCAAGTGGAACGATTGGTAATGCGGTTACTAAAGAACTGGAGAAAAATCACGAGGTAATTCGTGCGGGACGAAATGGTGCCGATGTATCTGTTGATATTACGTCAGTAGAGAGCATTAAAAAGATGTATGAACAGGTTGGCAAAGTTGACGCGGTGATTAATGCAGCAGGTCGTGCTCATTTCGACGCAGTTACGGATATGACACCCGAGTTGAATGACGTCGGGATTGATAGCAAACTGAAAGGGCAAGTCAATCTAGTGCTTTTAGGTTTTGATAATATGAACGATGGTGGGAGTTTCACCTTAACGACGGGGGTTATGATGGATGACCCAATCGCGAAAGGAGCATCAGCGGCTCTGGCAAACGGCGGCGTCAGGGCATTCGTTAAAGCTGCGGCTATTGAAATGCCAAGAGGAATTCGCATTAATAGCGTAAGTCCAAATGTGTTACAAGAGTCGATACACAAATTCGGCACCCTTTTCCAAGGGTTTGATGCAGTACCTGTAAGGCGTGTAGTTCTTGCTTTTGAAAAAAGTGTCTTTGGCCTACAAACTGGTCAGAACTTTGAAGTCTATTAA
- a CDS encoding sulfite exporter TauE/SafE family protein, translating into MEYILLYFIGFAATTLGTLAGGGGLISLPAMLLMGLPVHSAIGANKVSNTVSSFSSFLVIYKNKEVTVKEAFTVVPISLAGGITGGVIASFLKEEWMIVIAIILLTFAFISSFLGKADFDGNESFRATKKSATSLYGIGIYDGVFGPGSGTLALYLFARLKVSYLRAVGLSRIMIFSSCFGASISYISTGKIIWPLTIALMLGSISGAQLGVRLARKLKTEHVKPLLRIVTVLLIIQIGVKYFG; encoded by the coding sequence ATGGAATACATCTTGCTTTATTTCATCGGATTTGCTGCAACAACACTTGGTACATTAGCAGGAGGTGGAGGACTTATCAGTTTGCCGGCCATGCTGCTGATGGGATTGCCAGTTCACTCAGCAATTGGGGCCAATAAAGTATCAAACACAGTGAGCTCATTTTCAAGTTTTCTTGTGATTTATAAAAATAAAGAAGTAACGGTCAAAGAAGCATTTACGGTTGTTCCAATCAGTCTTGCTGGAGGAATTACAGGCGGAGTTATCGCTTCCTTTTTGAAAGAAGAATGGATGATTGTTATCGCGATTATACTATTAACGTTCGCATTCATCTCATCATTTCTTGGAAAAGCGGATTTTGACGGTAATGAATCCTTTCGTGCAACTAAAAAAAGTGCCACTTCATTGTATGGAATTGGTATTTACGACGGCGTTTTTGGACCGGGTAGCGGAACGTTAGCGTTATATTTATTTGCTCGATTGAAAGTTTCTTACTTGAGGGCAGTCGGCTTGTCTCGTATCATGATTTTTTCAAGCTGTTTCGGCGCCTCAATCAGTTATATTTCGACGGGGAAAATAATATGGCCACTCACAATTGCATTAATGCTTGGTTCGATAAGTGGTGCACAACTTGGTGTTCGTCTCGCACGTAAATTGAAAACAGAGCATGTTAAACCACTACTACGTATCGTAACCGTGCTCCTGATTATACAGATTGGTGTGAAGTATTTTGGGTGA